ccggTTGAAGTCCTGATAGACGTCCTATAAGCAAATAgagcaaatggtaatttctcatgccagtctttgtaagtctcagtcattttccccacaattttcttgatatttttattagctGCTTCTACCGCGCCATTCATCTTTGGCGATATGGCGACGAGTTATGATGTTTGATCTTGAATCGACTGCAGACCTCCTCTattgtgctattgttcaaattcagcGCATTATCAGATATGATCCTCTCGGGCATTCTATATCGgcatatgatctcctttttcaagaatctgctaactgctgacttcgtgacatttgcatatgaagcagcttccacccacttggtaaagtagtcaataaccacaaagatgaaacgatgcccattagaagctttcggtgatattggcccaatgacgtctataccccacatagagaaaggccatggagaagtcataacatgaagaggtgaaggaggtgcaTATATCTTatcaccataaatttggcatttatggaaCTTCTTagcataattgatgcaatctctttccatAGTGGACCAGTAGTACCCGAATCTCATGTTTTGCctggccattgtgaaaccatttGCATGTGTTCCGCAGATACCCTCATGGACCTCTCCTAGAATTTTTCTAGCTTCCACTgcgtccacacatcttaacagtACCTGATCCCTCCCTTTTTTGTATAGGATTTCCCCgtctaagacatagtcaatgGCTATTCTTCTCAATGCTCCCTTATCATTCTCTGTCGCCTGATCTAGATACTCACGATTTTTCACATATTGTAATACATTCAGGTACCAAGGATGATgatctttttcctcttcttcaaTACTGTAGCAATGAGCCGGGGTTTCAGAAATGCTCATTTTAATAGGCTTCATGTCCTTTAACTTGTTCACTTGGATTATAGAGGCTAAGGTGGCCAACGTGTCAGCCATCTGGTTTTCATCTCGTGGGAGGTAACAGAAATGATGCCATCAAACTTATCCATTAATTCAAGAACCATCTTTCGATAACTGAACAGTTTAGGGTATCTTGTTTCCCATTCTCCTTTGAGTTGATATATCACCAATGCGGAATCCCCATACACTTTTAGCACTTTGATTTTACGTTCAATAGCTGCACGAATGCCCATAatgcatgcttcatattctgccatattgttcgtgcaatcaaaatccaatttgctagcaataggataatgatctccgctTGGAGATACCAAGACTGACCCAATTCCTTTACCCACAGCATTTGAGACTCCATCAAAGTTTAGCTTCCACATATGATCTATTTGGGAATTTCCTTCAGtggttgccacatacatcaagtcctcatttggaaaatcaaagttcaaaggctcaTAATCCTCCAAGGCTCTGCTAGCTAGAAAGTCAGCTATTGCACTTCCTTTCATGGCCTTTTGACTCACAtacactatgtcaaattcagaaagCAAAATCTGtcatctagccattctcccattcaaagcagtcgactccatcatatactttaaaggatcTAACTTTCAAATTAACCAGGTCGTGTGATATAACATGTACTGTCGTAATCTCCTTGTTGTCTAAACCAAAGCACAACATAATTTCTCAATAAACAAGTACCTCGTTTCACaattagtgaatttcttgctgagatagtatattgcccTTTATTTCCTTCCTGCttcatcatgttggcctaaCACGCACCACATGGAATTGTCCAACACCGTTAAATGCAGTATTAATGGCCTATCTGGACTAGGTGGTGATAGCACTGGAGTATTGGACAagtattttatgattttgtcaaAAGCCCTCCGACATTCCTCATCCCAAACACCCGGATTATGTTTCTTTAGAAGAtgaaatatggggtcacatttctcagttagttgtgaaatgaaccgggcaatgtaattcagtcttcctagAAAACCTCGAAGTTCTTTCTGAGTGTGTGGTGGAGGCAAACCTCGTATtaccttgactttgtctggTTCGACCTCAATTCCTTTTTCACTGATTATGAAACCTAGCAATTTCCTTGATCTGGCTCCAAAGGTGCATTTTgttggattaagcttgagctgaaacTTCTTCAATCTCAAAAATAGTTTTCTCAGAACTTGAACATGCTCCTCTTCAGTTttggattttgcaatcatatcatcgacataaacctcaatttctttgtggatcatgtcatgaaacaaggtcaccatggctctttgataaGTTGCTCCTACATTATTTAATCCAAagggcatcactttataacaaaacGTTCCCCACAAAGTGATAAACGTGGTATTTCCCATATCTTccggatgcatctttatttgattgtatctagaaaagccatccatgaaagaaacaATGAATAGCCTGCCATATTATCCACTAGAGTATCAATGTGAGGCAACGGGAAATTATCTTTTGGACTGGCCCTGTTCAAGTCCctataatccacacacattcgcacctttccatcttttttaaGGACAGGGACAATGTTAGCTACCCGTTCTGAATATTTGATCTCTTACAAGAACCCAACATCGAATTGCTTTTTGACTTCGTCTTTTATCTTTAGCACAATATTGGGTCTCATTCTCCTAAGCTTTTGTTGAACCGGCTTACGATATTCTTTTATAGGAAGACGGTGAACCACAATGTCAGTGCTTAACCCGGgtatatcctggtatgaccatgcgaagacatcctTTAATTCACgaagtaattcaatgaggtcttgTTTCGTCTTTGCGGTAATGTCAGTTCGGATATTTACCTCCTTTCCCTTCTCTAGGCTCACCATTTTCAAtgattctttgtgaggtaggatttgcttatcctcttgttctactattctcaacaagtccggagatacaCCATagtctatgtcatcttcaaaaccctgagatccctctaaacacctgtcttgctcaaaaggagattctgagccTAAAGCAGTGtcactcatatcattgatacCCAGGGACCTATGATAGATgtcaaagaatatataaagaatgtataaatttatgaataattctttgtaaaatttgattatgaataaaagaatgatgtggaagaaaatccaaaagaataaaagaatattggctcaaacaaaaatgtattttattagaataataacgttcagacacaAGCCTATTTCACTAAGAaattcctatcatttttaggctaaaaataacaagaatgttctgaacattactctggataagctctaaaaactacagggatttcctccgcagtccaattgtttagaTCGCTCCAAGGTTCATAAGGGCGAAcctctaacaaggtcccttcttcagcTGAGTCTATGGCATTGATATGGACATTTCCTAGCATTTCTTCAATACTTTCCTTTTTGGGCCTCCTTCGCTCGGGATGAATGAACCCCCTAATACAAAGATCTTAGATATGTGGGGAAAATTCATAGGCTCCCACTTAACTTCATCTCCACTCAGGCGTGCCCTTCTTCTTTCCTACATTTTTTCCATTTCCCTTCTCTTCTGTTTTATGTCTGGTTTATAGCCTAAGCCAAAACGATCAAACTTGTCTTTCAGCATTGGTGCCTCAATTTCTCCTTAAAGATATCTTCCTAATCCTTTTCCCAGTAAAGCCCCTCTTCCCACCATCAATTGAAGACCCATTTTTGTAATCTTGGATATTTTTGGCACTAGGATTCTGCTACCCTCAGTAATAAATGTTGCATTCACGAATTCTAAGGATCGGAACGAACATTCCACTGTCTCCTCATTGGTCTCCACATATGGTGCATCACAAGTTATTCACGCGATAGTACCCTTTCGGTATTTATTGTCACCAACTGTCCATCTGATACTAATTTCAACTTCTAATGTAATAATGAAGGTACAGCCCCTACCGAGTGTATCCAAGGCCTTCCCAACAAACAGTTATAGGAAGGCTTGATATCCATTACAAGGAAGTCCACCTCATAAGTAGTTGGGTCAATCAACAATGGTATCTTAATTCTTCCCATAACCTTCATTTCTGTTCTATCAAATGCCCTCACTATATTCTGACATGTCTTCATATGTGAGCTATCCACAGGCAGTCTATTAAGAGTGGATAAGGGCAATACATTCAATGTagatccattatcaatcaaaacTCCCGGCAATGTGTACCCTTTGCACCGAGTAGTAATGTGCAAAGCCTTAGTGGACCCTATACCCCCAGACGGTATTTCGTCatcattgaagaaaataaaattatcagcacttatattgttgaccaaCCGATCCAACTTGTTGACGGAAATATCATTAGCCACATATGTTTCGTTCAACACCTTTATTAACGCATTTTGATGAATCTCTGAACTCAAGAGCAAAGCTAACACAGATATGCAGCTGGTTGTTTATGCAACCGTTCCACAACACTGTACTCactgtgtttcaaaaatttcaaaaaaattttggcttcttcttcctttattgGCTCATTAATCAATGGCTTAGATTCAACTGCCTTCTCCTTTTTTTGCTCTGCTGTCAAAATTTTCCCTTCTGCCGGTTCTACTCGGGCATTTATCAAATCGTAGTGCTTCTCACTACGCGTATAAGAACCCACCACTTGAATTCCTTTTGTAATACTGCCCGAAGCTCCCCTCCTGGGATTGTTACATTGCACTCATAATTCTAATGGACCTTTTTACTGTCTTTATATGAGAAATTTACTGGTTTTTGAATCACGATTTTTGGTGTCACCTGTGCCCCTGCATCATTAATCTTAGGGCGCGAGATGATAATCACAGGATGATCTACTTTCGGAATCCTCGTCATTGACTCCAACTCGCATATGCTTTCTTTTTCCTCTGCTTCTTCATAAAActctatttctttattattcATCATGCTCTGGACCCGAACTCTGAACTCTTCACATCTTTGGATTTCGTGCTCCATctcatgatggaactcacaataatttttaatctcACCCCCTTCCTTGGAATCCGAGATGATTAACCCTCTTCTTCCCATCTCTTCCCAAACCCATTTCAAAGGGGTTTTTACTTCATTTATATTTGCCTTGACTCTTTTCCCCATGttttcatttatcatgtttacCCCATTATCAGTATGATTGGGTAACGAATTTTTTGTTCCAGATGCATCATCTACCTTGACAACGCCCATATTAATAAGCCTTTTAACAAGCTTCTTAAAAGCAGtacaattttctatggaatgccctaTAATTCCCACATGGTAGTCGCACTGTGCATTcgtatcataccatttgggatgcGGCGGTTGTAAAGGGTTTAAGtaaaaaggggaaacaacatgtgcattaaataaactctgatacagctccttatatgacattggaattggtgtgaactggggCTTCTCAGTACTTTGTCTCACACTAGATTCTTATCTTGATAAACCCTGCtgattagcaaccacctttcttGGTTGATTCATCGTAACCGCTTTGTTGTATGTATTCACGTTgttcacttcattttctttttttctcaagGCCGACCTTCAGTTAATTTTTCCTgcatcaatctttccactcCTAAtagcactttcaatcatttcaatattcatgactatgtcagcaaaactttttgtggcacttcctaacatatgtgtgatgaatggggctttcagtgtatttataaagagcattgtcatttctctttcCAGGAGCGGTGGTTGGACCTGGATagcaacctccctccacctttatgcgtactgcctaaaactttcatttgacttcttttccatattttgcaacgtgattctatcaggaaccatTTCTGCTACATGACTGTACTGCTTCATAAAAGCCTGTGCCAAATCTCTTCAGGAACCAATCctggtacggctcaattgattgtaccatttagatgctacccctgtgaggctatcctggaagcatTGTACTAATAattggtcattattgacatatCCAGTCATTCacctacaaaacatggtaatgTGGGCTTCAGGACAACTGGTCCCATTATACTTCTCGAATTCTGGTATCTTGAACTTGTAAGGGAGCACCAAATCTGGGACCAAACTTAAATCCTTAGCATCAATCCCACGATATCTCTCAGTGCTTTCCATTGCCTTAAATTTATCTTCAATCCGCTTCGATTTTTCCTCTAATTGCTTTGGTAATTCttctttagttttttctttttcgaccGCCTCATCAAAATCGGGGATAATAGGATTGACAGGGTTATTCTCGGGATTAGAGCCTGATCTGGTTTGGAAATTCATTAGTCTCGTAGCTTCAGCCTGAAACTGCTAAGGCCCAATTGTGACAGAAGAATTGCACGGGTATACCTCAGCTTGAGTCTGCACATGTGGAGGAGTAAAGCCAAGAGGATAGAGAGGTCCATCATCGCCTCCCTCCTCAACATTAGCCATAGGgccttttcctttatcttttcccttagCCAACAGTTACGTTAACTGAGTCATTATATTCCCTCGGGATTCCGTCATCTTGTCCATCATATTCTGCTGAATACTCTCGATTTGCTCCTGTATTTGCTGCTGAAGTTGCTcctgcatttctttttggaactgtTCGAGCctttccaatctttggtccataTTTTTCGATTTTGCCCGTGTACCGTAACGGTGTTTAATTGACTGGTTGATTTCCAGGctaactgaggaatgattttaatcaattagaaccttttaatagtttttaatacatataatgcaatgcatgaaatgaatgcaaaaaggcgtcaattctaattcaattttattcagaaaactttattagaaaataaatttctttacataaaatgaactACAAATAAGGCTTTGCCCTAATACTCAAGACCTTAATCCTCCTAAGTAATGAGGCCAACTTCTGTCCCCAATCTGATTCCAactcatacttcacactcaacGTATCAGCCTGTATTGCCAAAGTTTGCAGGTAATATGCTATCTCTCAAATCTGAACCACAACTTCTCCCATAATATGATCCTGTTTCTAACTTGATTTTGAAAGTAATGAAGTTGCTCAGTCTGACGACTCTCATTTGCTTCCAGGTACTCAATTTGGACCTCACAATTTCGCAATGCTGTTTCTAACTCTTCTATTTTGTTCTTCATCTCTTCAAtcttgctttcaactctattaTAGAATTCCAACTTCTATATTGACGAAGAGACCTTTCCAACTCACCCACTCTGTTTTTTAGTTCATCTTTTTCTCTTTGGTTCTCTAACAAGCTTTCTTCTAATACTTTATCTCGTGCTTGAACCTCTTTAAGTTTCATTTCCCATCTGCCTGACTTGTCTCTTTCTTCTCGAATCTCTTCACGCCACTGCTCTGAAGTCTTTTCAAGCCCATTAGTTCTTATTGACAGACGCAACTTCTTATAATCCATCTTCAAGTCATCTAGATCTTCTTTGGCcttatttttccctttccttaATTTCTCGACCTCGAGTTTCTGA
This genomic stretch from Gossypium raimondii isolate GPD5lz chromosome 6, ASM2569854v1, whole genome shotgun sequence harbors:
- the LOC128041690 gene encoding uncharacterized protein LOC128041690, producing MSSAWNQTRWMKSLAVGPMTTHEYNEWWVKRINDNILWPSLTNSQSIEEHLWVVPSELEIIKQDFERKNAELEKKIEQIEEEKMNLRLDVDVQKLEVEKLRKGKNKAKEDLDDLKMDYKKLRLSIRTNGLEKTSEQWREEIREERDKSGRWEMKLKEVQARDKVLEESLLENQREKDELKNRVGELERSLRQYRSWNSIIELKARLKR